Part of the Zea mays cultivar B73 chromosome 4, Zm-B73-REFERENCE-NAM-5.0, whole genome shotgun sequence genome is shown below.
GGACAAGGTCCCTTGTTTTTAATTGTTGTCTCGCTTTGATGTCTTTCAAGAATCAAAACGAGTGACCAACAATACACCCATCCATGGTCTTAAAAGTTCTATGATTGCTTCCTATACACATTCTAGATCATCTTTATTGAGACCACACTTAAATTGTGGCCATCATTAAAAAAGGCGCCAATCCTATAGGTTCACGATTTTTTTATTAATTATGCTTGAACTGAATTTTAGTGTTTAAGAAGAGATGCCAAGCTACTAGTGATCGACTGCCAAGTGACCTCAAGCAACTGGGAGTGCATGGTCGTAGTGAAATCTTCATCACCACGATACCTTCACCTCTCTTTATTATTCCACTTTTACCTGCTCACTACTTTTCAACTATGATCAACCCAACTCCTTATGATTTGATCAGGAAGAAGAGCCCCTTGCCAGTTTGGTAAAGGAGATCATGGGAGGTAGGAGGATTTTTTTTATCACGAATATGTATCTAGAGGAAGAAGCTCCAATAGAGAACACCGACGTCACTGTTTTTGAAATAGACATTTCTTTTAGAATACCTCTTCGAATAGATATCTTTTAAGGAGTGATCTCATCAAGATTAGAGTAGGCATTAGTAACTGTCATACATGACCACGAACTGGGCATACGCTTTGGCATAAAGAGTGTGAATGGTTGTCATGACAAGGCATCATTTTACTACATCGTTTTACCTTGTGTATGTGTTATGTCTCTAGATTAATAAAAACACACTAGTTCTCATCTAATATTCtatttatatttcatgctttaacaTGTTATTAGTACTGTGTTTCTCTATGCACTTGCTCGAAAGAGAGGCACGAGCCATTCCATAGGAGATAATGCCAGACGACGAAAGGATTTTGTGTCGATTTGTTGCTTGTTCTGCATGAGGACATCAACACTGACATCGCCAAATTATGATGTATTGCTGCTTATCACGCCCAATTAGCGAAGTCGGCTTGACAGTTTAGCCAAGTTAGGCTAGGTGGGCAAGGATTTCTAACTGGTTCTCAAGTCCATGAGCGCTTGTTCCGATTCAGAGAAAATGAAAATAATATATACAAACTCAATAATAGTTCTTTGCATCAAACATCAATCAATTCGATTTGGTTCTGAATGCTTCAGGTGGGCCTCGATTCAGCCAACTTCTTGTTGCATCAGAAGTTGTACTTTCTACTTTTTAAGTACTCTAGCCTAGTGGATAATTTGTATGTGAACGTTTGGATGGGGATTGGATAGGGAAATAAAAATGGGTTGAGACAAAAGGAGGGGGCATGAGATGGATGTAGTCTTTATTTATATATCTCTATCTTCAATTCAATTATCCAAACATGGAATCAAATGATCCCACCCTTATTTCCCACTTCCTAAATTGAAGGCCATGTTGACTTGGAAAAATTTGGGCATAATCTGTTGTTAAGCTCTGCCACTGTATTGAAAGAAAATAAGTTCCCTAGAAATATCAAAAGCGGATAACATTTTGAATAAAATGAATGCAACTAAAAGGGGCAACAAAAAAGGCTTAAACACGTGATTAGAATACATGGAACAAGCTTTTGACAATAAATATTATCTACTGGTGGCAACAAGTCGTTTTACAATATATGTAAAACGATACATAATATGCTAACAGAAAAGTAGATAGACCCACACAACATACAATTGTTTGTGTGTAACACAGCCAGGTTAGCCAGGACCAACTTTGGGGATGTTATAGTGCTCGCTGAGGTTAGCCAGGTACTGGTTGAAGTCCTGCATGCGGTCCTTGTACGACTTGTTTACGACTTTGGCCATCTTCTTCATGTCGATCTTCTGCTTCTGTTCCATGTAGCGGCGCTCTGTTGGCGTGAGATAGTCATAGTCAGAATGTGGGTTCCTTTCGTCTCCATTCTTATCAGATTCAGTTTGAGACGACTTCTCACGCTGGTACTTCTTCTTTTTTATTACACCACCATCCTTCACGTCCAGCGCTTTACCCTTCAGCTTCAGCCGTCCCCCAACGACGTTTTGGTATTCCAACATCTTGATGTAAAAAAGAAATCTAATAAAATTGTAGAGAGACTGCTATAGAATACTGTTGAGCACGAGAGATAGAACCGCGAAATTTGTAAAGAGACTGCCGAACCGAACGGCATTGCGCAAGAAATATATATTACCAAGGCAAACGGGATTGCATCGTTCAGAGTGTCCGTGTCCGAGTCCGAGCTCCTGTTCCACGCGGTGTCCGTGTTCGTGTCCGAGTCCGAGCTCCTGTTCCAAGCGGTTTTTGGCCGTTGAGCAGAGCACTCACCGCTGGGTCGTGGCGCGGCCCATCCTCGCGCGGTGCTGCCGTGCAAGGGCAGGTTCTCTCCTGCTGGCTGCGGTGCTGTGCGCTGACGTCGGCGCAGCCGTGCAGTCATGCTGCGGCGGTCGCCAAACTCGTCGTGCCTACGTCTCGCCCCTCACCCATCTGCTCCCTCCGGCCATGTGGAATCCCTTCCTCTTCCCTCTCCAAAAAATCTGCGACCGGTCTTCTCACAGTGCTCGGTCGTCGTGCCTGAGGCTCATAGcgccgtcgtcctgctgctgcGAGGGGCTCCTGCTCCCTCTGGAATCCATAGGCGAGCCCCTCCAGTGTATAGGGCTAGCCAACGTATAGTTTCTCTGCTCCGATCTGCTCACCGATTGTTCGCCTGCTCTGCAGCGCCTACCGATCCGCCGTCTTTTTTGTGTGTGTCCTTTGTAGGGCTCTTCTGCTGCGGATGCGGTAGTCTGGAACCTGTGTTGCTTTTTTCGTGTGCAACGTTCGTAGGTGAGCTGCCCGTTCGAGCGTCGTAGTTCTGTGTGTTCCATGTCGTCAATGCTCTGCTCAGTGCTCTGGCCATGCAGGTTTTTCGCTTACGAAAGTTACGAACCATGCTTATGGGCTTTCCTGTCTTTGTTTCTATATGGTTATCATATTTAGCCTTAGTGTCTTGTACGTGGTTTCGTTTAATTCATTGGTTTACCGGCGCTTTCACTCACCTTTGCCCGTGCTCAAAAATGGTCTGGTTTGCATCTGTGAATCAACTGGAAATCTGGATATGCTGCTTTTATTTTTAGTGTTCATTTTGTTTTCCTTTGTATATAAATGTTTCAGGAAGTTGCATCGGCCAGTGTTGAGATGACTGCTACATTATGCCAAGCAAAAATCCTTGTTTTCTTTTGTGTTCTGGATAGTATTCGGAGCACTGTTGGATTTTGCCACAAAATACCTATTTTTTGGGGGTTATGAATGGTTTCTTCTCGTAGATCGATGATTGATTTTGAAAGGAAACAAAGCTTAATTTCTATCTTTTCCTCCATCCTATGTACTGTTACTTTTGCTCGCGCATTACGCGGGTGTTTAATCAATTAATCAACACGTGTGAATTTTTGCGGGCACCATGTGGTTGCACGAATATTTATTCAATATTCAATACATGTGAATTTTTGCGGGGCACCGTGTGTACGTGTAAGCAGCTACTAATCTAGTGGACTGAACTGATCCATTATAGGACATGCTCAGAAAGGGAAAGTTTAGACTTACAACTTCTTGTAGGTTGCTAAGTCGAGCGAGCTCATGGTC
Proteins encoded:
- the LOC103654028 gene encoding protein FAM32A-like — encoded protein: MLEYQNVVGGRLKLKGKALDVKDGGVIKKKKYQREKSSQTESDKNGDERNPHSDYDYLTPTERRYMEQKQKIDMKKMAKVVNKSYKDRMQDFNQYLANLSEHYNIPKVGPG